Sequence from the Bacillota bacterium genome:
CAGGTTGGAGCCATCTGCTACAACGGCACTGTCAGCTCCCGAAGATGGGGCAGGGGAGGCCGCTACTACCCCCAGTCCTTCTCGCTCTGAACAAGCCCAGCAGGATTTTCCGCAGCCCGCTGAAGCCCCCGCTTCGGCTTCCACTGCGGTCAAACCTTCACGCGAGCCGACGACGGCTCCGTCGGTAGACCCCAGCGCGTTCGATCTGCTGAAGCTGATTCAGGGCAGGTGGGAGCAAATCATTGCCAGAGTGGCAGAGCGCAGCCGTGGTGGTGCAGAGGTGCTTCGCGAAGCCAGCCCGGTGCGCGTAGAAGGCGAGAATACAGTGGTACTGCGGTTCCGCACCGAGTTCGCGTATTCCCAGATGCAGGCTGAGAAGCGTCGCCAGTTTGTGGAGCAGACCATTTCGCGCTTTCTGGGGGGCAGGGCAATCACCATCCGGTGCGAAATGCAGCGCGCGAATACCGCTTCTCCATCTGCGAATCCGCCGTCCAACGAGAAACAGCAGGATGGTGAAGAGATAGACGGTGAACAATACGCGCAAGAAGTCGCCCAGACTTTCAACGGTTACATTGAACTGGAAGGAGGATGAGGATGCGAAATCCTTTTGGAGCAAACCCGCGCGACCTGCAGAAGATGCTGGAACAGACCATGCAGCAGATGCAAAAGGCACAGGAGGAGTTGAAAAACCTGCGGGTAGAATCTTCGGTGGGTGGCGGCGTGGTGAAAGCAGTCGTGGATGGAACCGGCGAACTGATCTCCATCGAAATCAATCCGGTGGTGGTAGACCCGAACGACGTGGAGATGCTTCAGGACCTGATTGTTTCCGCTGTGAACGAGGCGCGCGAGCAGGCGGTTGCCGAGGCGGCTCGCCGGATGAGCTCGCTTCCCGGCTTGCCAAACATCGACCTGGGGAACCTGTTCTGAATGATGGAATACGCCAAGCCTCTGGCAAAACTGATCCGCGAACTGGAGAAGATGCCCGGCGTGGGGCCCAAGTCTGCCCAGCGGATGGCGTTTCATATCCTGCGGATGCCCGACGAAGAAGCCCACGCACTGGCGGAAGCCATTATCGAGGTGAAGGAGCGCATCTTTACCTGCAAGCGGTGCTTCAACTTCACCGATGAGGAGTTATGTCCCATCTGCCGCAACCCCTCGCGCGATTCTTCCGTGCTGTGCGTGGTGGCAGATGTGCGCGACCTGATGGCTATCGAGCGCACGCAGGAGTATCGCGGGCTGTACCATGTGCTGCAGGGTGTCATTTCCCCGATGGACGGTGTGGGGACGGAGCAACTGCGCATCCGTGAGCTGCTGCAAAGGCTCCGGTTAGAGCGCGTGGAAGAGGTTATCATCGCGATGAACCCCACCATCGAGGGGGACGCCACCGCCATGTACCTTTCAAAACTCATCAAGCCTCTGGGCATCCGTGTGACGCAGCTGGCACACGGTGTACCCATCGGTGGTGACCTCGATTATGCCGACCAGGCCACGCTGATTTCCGCCCTCGAATGGCGGCGGGAATTGTGATGCCTCCGCGATAGTCCGCACCTGCAGTGCAGGTTTCAGTCTGCGGGATTCTCCCCTCGTCTTTATGACGCTGGGGACCGCGCCGGTCAGCCCGGTGGCTGTGCTTTATCCGCTTATTTACCGATAACTACTAACAGGGGGACACTATACGGGGTGTGCAGCCATGTACGGTCGGCGCAAGCTGGGCGAGATACTAGTAGACCTTGGCTACATTGACTGCCGGCAGCTGGAGGAAGCCCTGCAGTTACAGCAGCGCGAGGGTGGAATGTTGGGGCAGATTCTCGTTCGGCTGGGCTACATCGACGCCGACCAGCTGGCAGAGGCTCAGGCGGAGCAATACGACGTCGACTACGAGAAGATTATCCCCAATAGTGTGCAACCCGATGCCGTCGCCAAAGTACCTGCAGCAATGGCGAAGAGCCTGAAGGCGTTGCCGCTGCGCATCGAGGATGGCAAGCTGGTCGTGGCGATGGAAAACCCTCTCGATGTCGATGCTATCGACGTCCTGCAGCGCCACACCGGTATGTATGTGAAGGTTGTTTACACGAACTCTGAAGACCTGTTAAAGGCAATAGACTTCCACTACGGCGGGATCCCTCCAGATACCGAATCGCTGGACGACGCTATTTCCAAGGTCAGCGCGATGCCTGAGGAGGGAAGCGAAAACCTGGAAGACCTCCGCAAGGCAGTAGAAGACGCGCCGGTGGTGCGTATCGTGAACATGCTCCTGATGGAAGCCATCAACGGACGTGCCAGCGACATTCACCTCGAACCGCGCCGGACACATCTGGAGGTGCGCTACCGCATCGATGGCGAACTGCAACATGTACGCAATATCCCTCGCAACCTGACGGCGGCGTGTATCTCGCGCATCAAAGTGATGGCGGACATGGACATCGCCGAAAGGCGCATTCCCCAGGATGGGCGCATTACCATCCGTGTGGAAGGCAGGCAGGTAGACCTGCGTGTTTCCACTCTGCCCATCCAGCATGGGGAGCGCGTGGTAATGCGCATTCTGGACCGCGACAGAAGCCTGCGCAAGCTGGACGAGCTGGGCTTTTCGCCACACAATCTGTCCACCTTTCGCTGGTTGCTGCAACGACCGAACGGCATCATTCTGGTGACCGGTCCCACCGGTTCGGGCAAGACCACCACGCTCTACGCAGCACTGAGGGAAATACAGTCGGTCTCCCGCAATATCATCACCTGTGAAGACCCGATAGAATACGAGCTGGAAGGCATCAACCAGTCCAACGTGAACGAAAAAGCAGGGCTGACCTTTGCGGCACAGCTGCGTGCTATTCTGCGACAGGACCCCGATGTGGTGCTGGTCGGTGAGATCCGCGACCAGGA
This genomic interval carries:
- the recR gene encoding recombination mediator RecR; the protein is MMEYAKPLAKLIRELEKMPGVGPKSAQRMAFHILRMPDEEAHALAEAIIEVKERIFTCKRCFNFTDEELCPICRNPSRDSSVLCVVADVRDLMAIERTQEYRGLYHVLQGVISPMDGVGTEQLRIRELLQRLRLERVEEVIIAMNPTIEGDATAMYLSKLIKPLGIRVTQLAHGVPIGGDLDYADQATLISALEWRREL
- the gspE gene encoding type II secretion system ATPase GspE → MYGRRKLGEILVDLGYIDCRQLEEALQLQQREGGMLGQILVRLGYIDADQLAEAQAEQYDVDYEKIIPNSVQPDAVAKVPAAMAKSLKALPLRIEDGKLVVAMENPLDVDAIDVLQRHTGMYVKVVYTNSEDLLKAIDFHYGGIPPDTESLDDAISKVSAMPEEGSENLEDLRKAVEDAPVVRIVNMLLMEAINGRASDIHLEPRRTHLEVRYRIDGELQHVRNIPRNLTAACISRIKVMADMDIAERRIPQDGRITIRVEGRQVDLRVSTLPIQHGERVVMRILDRDRSLRKLDELGFSPHNLSTFRWLLQRPNGIILVTGPTGSGKTTTLYAALREIQSVSRNIITCEDPIEYELEGINQSNVNEKAGLTFAAQLRAILRQDPDVVLVGEIRDQETAEIACRAAMTGHLVLSTLHTNDAVSAIPRLMDMGVEPFLISSALAGVLAQRLVRVICPHCKQEYEPSLAEVQLIGRPVQRLYRGAGCSACGGRGYQGRISVHEVLVVDEEIRTMTIERVPSSRILEAALRKGMVPMSDDGIEKALQGITTLEEVTAKAFISSSAPPIDVLEAA
- a CDS encoding YbaB/EbfC family nucleoid-associated protein, yielding MRNPFGANPRDLQKMLEQTMQQMQKAQEELKNLRVESSVGGGVVKAVVDGTGELISIEINPVVVDPNDVEMLQDLIVSAVNEAREQAVAEAARRMSSLPGLPNIDLGNLF